A stretch of Lepisosteus oculatus isolate fLepOcu1 chromosome 11, fLepOcu1.hap2, whole genome shotgun sequence DNA encodes these proteins:
- the tcea3 gene encoding transcription elongation factor A protein 3 isoform X3 yields the protein MTREEELIRIAKKLDKMVSRNNMDGALDLLKELKGYNMNLKLLQVTRIGMSVNGVRKHCTDEEVVTLAKILIKNWKRLLESAGSQKGETQSGRDSETNSSNPVGAGLTPQPAKHSPDEEDRKQALDSKPSFEPPKKHTFSDQKKERKDSTDSKPPPPPPKHLPVEVRKESSGKDTIDFKPFSPMRPSVGSKKERKDSTDSKSLPPNRSSLVTKKERKDSSDSKSAPPVKRPSTDAKPERRDSSDAKSNSSPKKLSIDIKRDRRDSLTSKPSNLSPLPRKPSTESRDERVNSSKGKPEPPKTPTSPTSPLSPSFSPLGGPFPPHLLTGDSIRDKCIEMLSAALRTDDNYKEYGTNCDSMAAEIEDHIYQEIKATDMKYKNRVRSRISNLKDPKNPELRRNVLRGAIELSRIASMTAEEMASDELKQLRNVLTQEAIREHQMAKTGGTATDLFQCAKCRKKNCTYNQVQTRSADEPMTTFVLCNECGNRWKFC from the exons GATGGGGCTCTGGACCTTTTGAAGGAGCTGAAGGGATATAATATGAATCTGAAACTGCTGCAG GTGACACGGATCGGCATGTCTGTGAATGGCGTGCGGAAGCACTGCACGGACGAGGAGGTTGTCACACTGGCCAAAATCCTCATCAAGAACTGGAAGAGACTTCTGG AATCAGCCGGCTCTCAGAAGGGGGAGACCCAGAGTGGGAGAGACAGCGAGACGAACTCCAGCAATCCTGTCGGAGCAGGGCTCACCCCTCAGCCAGCCAAACACTCACCGGATGAAGAGGACAG GAAACAGGCACTGGATTCAAAGCCCAGCTTCGAGCCACCAAAGAAGCACACATTCAGTGACCAGAAAAAAGAGAG AAAAGACTCTACAGATTCCAaaccacctcctcctcctccaaagCATCTACCTGTCGAAGTGAGAAAGGAGAGCTCAGG AAAAGACACCATAGATTTCAAGCCTTTTTCTCCAATGCGGCCCTCCGTTGGTAGCAAAAAAGAAAG AAAAGACTCAACAGATTCCAAATCATTGCCTCCAAATCGATCTTCCCTAGTAACCAAGAAAGAAAG GAAGGACTCCTCTGATTCTAAGTCAGCCCCCCCAGTGAAAAGACCTTCAACTGATGCTAAACCAGAGAG GAGAGATTCATCTGATGCCAAGTCCAACAGTTCACCAAAAAAGCTTTCCATTGACATCAAAAGGGATAG GAGGGATTCGTTGACCTCCAAACCATCTAATCTCTCTCCTCTGCCAAGAAAACCTTCCACTGAGAGCAGGGATGAGCG AGTGAACAGCAGTAAAGGCAAACCAGAGCCCCCAAAGACCCCAACATCCCCCACCAGCCCACTGTCTCCCTCCTTCAGTCCTTTGGGGGGGCCATTCCCCCCTCACCTGCTTACTGGAGACTCCATCCGGGACAAATGCATTGAAATGCTCTCTGCTGCACTGCGGACTGACG ATAACTACAAAGAATATGGCACCAACTGTGATTCTATGGCAGCTGAAATCGAAGATCATATC TACCAGGAGATCAAAGCGACGGACATGAAGTACAAGAACAGAGTGCGGAGCCGCATCAGCAACCTGAAGGACCCCAAGAACCCCGAGCTGCGCCGGAACGTGCTCCGCGGTGCCATCGAGCTCAGCAGGATCGCCAGTATGACAGCCGAG GAAATGGCCAGCGATGAGCTGAAGCAGCTGCGCAACGTTCTGACCCAGGAGGCCATTCGAGAGCACCAGATGGCCAAGACCGGAGGCACCGCCACGGACCTCTTCCAGTGCGCCAAGTGCAGGAAGAAGAACTGTACCTACAATCAG GTGCAGACTCGCAGTGCCGATGAGCCCATGACCACCTTTGTGCTGTGCAACGAGTGTGGAAACCGCTGGAAG TTCTGCTGA
- the tcea3 gene encoding transcription elongation factor A protein 3 isoform X2 — MTREEELIRIAKKLDKMVSRNNMDGALDLLKELKGYNMNLKLLQVTRIGMSVNGVRKHCTDEEVVTLAKILIKNWKRLLESAGSQKGETQSGRDSETNSSNPVGAGLTPQPAKHSPDEEDRKQALDSKPSFEPPKKHTFSDQKKERKDSTDSKPPPPPPKHLPVEVRKESSGKDSTDSKSLPPNRSSLVTKKERQGSADAKTIPPKRPSLDVKKERKDSSDSKSAPPVKRPSTDAKPERRDSSDAKSNSSPKKLSIDIKRDRRDSLTSKPSNLSPLPRKPSTESRDERVNSSKGKPEPPKTPTSPTSPLSPSFSPLGGPFPPHLLTGDSIRDKCIEMLSAALRTDDNYKEYGTNCDSMAAEIEDHIYQEIKATDMKYKNRVRSRISNLKDPKNPELRRNVLRGAIELSRIASMTAEEMASDELKQLRNVLTQEAIREHQMAKTGGTATDLFQCAKCRKKNCTYNQVQTRSADEPMTTFVLCNECGNRWKFC; from the exons GATGGGGCTCTGGACCTTTTGAAGGAGCTGAAGGGATATAATATGAATCTGAAACTGCTGCAG GTGACACGGATCGGCATGTCTGTGAATGGCGTGCGGAAGCACTGCACGGACGAGGAGGTTGTCACACTGGCCAAAATCCTCATCAAGAACTGGAAGAGACTTCTGG AATCAGCCGGCTCTCAGAAGGGGGAGACCCAGAGTGGGAGAGACAGCGAGACGAACTCCAGCAATCCTGTCGGAGCAGGGCTCACCCCTCAGCCAGCCAAACACTCACCGGATGAAGAGGACAG GAAACAGGCACTGGATTCAAAGCCCAGCTTCGAGCCACCAAAGAAGCACACATTCAGTGACCAGAAAAAAGAGAG AAAAGACTCTACAGATTCCAaaccacctcctcctcctccaaagCATCTACCTGTCGAAGTGAGAAAGGAGAGCTCAGG AAAAGACTCAACAGATTCCAAATCATTGCCTCCAAATCGATCTTCCCTAGTAACCAAGAAAGAAAG GCAAGGTTCGGCAGATGCCAAAACTATACCCCCTAAAAGGCCTTCTCTGGATGTCAAGAAGGAAAG GAAGGACTCCTCTGATTCTAAGTCAGCCCCCCCAGTGAAAAGACCTTCAACTGATGCTAAACCAGAGAG GAGAGATTCATCTGATGCCAAGTCCAACAGTTCACCAAAAAAGCTTTCCATTGACATCAAAAGGGATAG GAGGGATTCGTTGACCTCCAAACCATCTAATCTCTCTCCTCTGCCAAGAAAACCTTCCACTGAGAGCAGGGATGAGCG AGTGAACAGCAGTAAAGGCAAACCAGAGCCCCCAAAGACCCCAACATCCCCCACCAGCCCACTGTCTCCCTCCTTCAGTCCTTTGGGGGGGCCATTCCCCCCTCACCTGCTTACTGGAGACTCCATCCGGGACAAATGCATTGAAATGCTCTCTGCTGCACTGCGGACTGACG ATAACTACAAAGAATATGGCACCAACTGTGATTCTATGGCAGCTGAAATCGAAGATCATATC TACCAGGAGATCAAAGCGACGGACATGAAGTACAAGAACAGAGTGCGGAGCCGCATCAGCAACCTGAAGGACCCCAAGAACCCCGAGCTGCGCCGGAACGTGCTCCGCGGTGCCATCGAGCTCAGCAGGATCGCCAGTATGACAGCCGAG GAAATGGCCAGCGATGAGCTGAAGCAGCTGCGCAACGTTCTGACCCAGGAGGCCATTCGAGAGCACCAGATGGCCAAGACCGGAGGCACCGCCACGGACCTCTTCCAGTGCGCCAAGTGCAGGAAGAAGAACTGTACCTACAATCAG GTGCAGACTCGCAGTGCCGATGAGCCCATGACCACCTTTGTGCTGTGCAACGAGTGTGGAAACCGCTGGAAG TTCTGCTGA
- the tcea3 gene encoding transcription elongation factor A protein 3 isoform X10: MTREEELIRIAKKLDKMVSRNNMDGALDLLKELKGYNMNLKLLQVTRIGMSVNGVRKHCTDEEVVTLAKILIKNWKRLLESAGSQKGETQSGRDSETNSSNPVGAGLTPQPAKHSPDEEDRKQALDSKPSFEPPKKHTFSDQKKERKDSSDSKSAPPVKRPSTDAKPERRDSSDAKSNSSPKKLSIDIKRDRRDSLTSKPSNLSPLPRKPSTESRDERVNSSKGKPEPPKTPTSPTSPLSPSFSPLGGPFPPHLLTGDSIRDKCIEMLSAALRTDDNYKEYGTNCDSMAAEIEDHIYQEIKATDMKYKNRVRSRISNLKDPKNPELRRNVLRGAIELSRIASMTAEEMASDELKQLRNVLTQEAIREHQMAKTGGTATDLFQCAKCRKKNCTYNQVQTRSADEPMTTFVLCNECGNRWKFC, from the exons GATGGGGCTCTGGACCTTTTGAAGGAGCTGAAGGGATATAATATGAATCTGAAACTGCTGCAG GTGACACGGATCGGCATGTCTGTGAATGGCGTGCGGAAGCACTGCACGGACGAGGAGGTTGTCACACTGGCCAAAATCCTCATCAAGAACTGGAAGAGACTTCTGG AATCAGCCGGCTCTCAGAAGGGGGAGACCCAGAGTGGGAGAGACAGCGAGACGAACTCCAGCAATCCTGTCGGAGCAGGGCTCACCCCTCAGCCAGCCAAACACTCACCGGATGAAGAGGACAG GAAACAGGCACTGGATTCAAAGCCCAGCTTCGAGCCACCAAAGAAGCACACATTCAGTGACCAGAAAAAAGAGAG GAAGGACTCCTCTGATTCTAAGTCAGCCCCCCCAGTGAAAAGACCTTCAACTGATGCTAAACCAGAGAG GAGAGATTCATCTGATGCCAAGTCCAACAGTTCACCAAAAAAGCTTTCCATTGACATCAAAAGGGATAG GAGGGATTCGTTGACCTCCAAACCATCTAATCTCTCTCCTCTGCCAAGAAAACCTTCCACTGAGAGCAGGGATGAGCG AGTGAACAGCAGTAAAGGCAAACCAGAGCCCCCAAAGACCCCAACATCCCCCACCAGCCCACTGTCTCCCTCCTTCAGTCCTTTGGGGGGGCCATTCCCCCCTCACCTGCTTACTGGAGACTCCATCCGGGACAAATGCATTGAAATGCTCTCTGCTGCACTGCGGACTGACG ATAACTACAAAGAATATGGCACCAACTGTGATTCTATGGCAGCTGAAATCGAAGATCATATC TACCAGGAGATCAAAGCGACGGACATGAAGTACAAGAACAGAGTGCGGAGCCGCATCAGCAACCTGAAGGACCCCAAGAACCCCGAGCTGCGCCGGAACGTGCTCCGCGGTGCCATCGAGCTCAGCAGGATCGCCAGTATGACAGCCGAG GAAATGGCCAGCGATGAGCTGAAGCAGCTGCGCAACGTTCTGACCCAGGAGGCCATTCGAGAGCACCAGATGGCCAAGACCGGAGGCACCGCCACGGACCTCTTCCAGTGCGCCAAGTGCAGGAAGAAGAACTGTACCTACAATCAG GTGCAGACTCGCAGTGCCGATGAGCCCATGACCACCTTTGTGCTGTGCAACGAGTGTGGAAACCGCTGGAAG TTCTGCTGA
- the tcea3 gene encoding transcription elongation factor A protein 3 isoform X9: MTREEELIRIAKKLDKMVSRNNMDGALDLLKELKGYNMNLKLLQVTRIGMSVNGVRKHCTDEEVVTLAKILIKNWKRLLESAGSQKGETQSGRDSETNSSNPVGAGLTPQPAKHSPDEEDRKQALDSKPSFEPPKKHTFSDQKKERKDSTDSKSLPPNRSSLVTKKERKDSSDSKSAPPVKRPSTDAKPERRDSSDAKSNSSPKKLSIDIKRDRRDSLTSKPSNLSPLPRKPSTESRDERVNSSKGKPEPPKTPTSPTSPLSPSFSPLGGPFPPHLLTGDSIRDKCIEMLSAALRTDDNYKEYGTNCDSMAAEIEDHIYQEIKATDMKYKNRVRSRISNLKDPKNPELRRNVLRGAIELSRIASMTAEEMASDELKQLRNVLTQEAIREHQMAKTGGTATDLFQCAKCRKKNCTYNQVQTRSADEPMTTFVLCNECGNRWKFC, translated from the exons GATGGGGCTCTGGACCTTTTGAAGGAGCTGAAGGGATATAATATGAATCTGAAACTGCTGCAG GTGACACGGATCGGCATGTCTGTGAATGGCGTGCGGAAGCACTGCACGGACGAGGAGGTTGTCACACTGGCCAAAATCCTCATCAAGAACTGGAAGAGACTTCTGG AATCAGCCGGCTCTCAGAAGGGGGAGACCCAGAGTGGGAGAGACAGCGAGACGAACTCCAGCAATCCTGTCGGAGCAGGGCTCACCCCTCAGCCAGCCAAACACTCACCGGATGAAGAGGACAG GAAACAGGCACTGGATTCAAAGCCCAGCTTCGAGCCACCAAAGAAGCACACATTCAGTGACCAGAAAAAAGAGAG AAAAGACTCAACAGATTCCAAATCATTGCCTCCAAATCGATCTTCCCTAGTAACCAAGAAAGAAAG GAAGGACTCCTCTGATTCTAAGTCAGCCCCCCCAGTGAAAAGACCTTCAACTGATGCTAAACCAGAGAG GAGAGATTCATCTGATGCCAAGTCCAACAGTTCACCAAAAAAGCTTTCCATTGACATCAAAAGGGATAG GAGGGATTCGTTGACCTCCAAACCATCTAATCTCTCTCCTCTGCCAAGAAAACCTTCCACTGAGAGCAGGGATGAGCG AGTGAACAGCAGTAAAGGCAAACCAGAGCCCCCAAAGACCCCAACATCCCCCACCAGCCCACTGTCTCCCTCCTTCAGTCCTTTGGGGGGGCCATTCCCCCCTCACCTGCTTACTGGAGACTCCATCCGGGACAAATGCATTGAAATGCTCTCTGCTGCACTGCGGACTGACG ATAACTACAAAGAATATGGCACCAACTGTGATTCTATGGCAGCTGAAATCGAAGATCATATC TACCAGGAGATCAAAGCGACGGACATGAAGTACAAGAACAGAGTGCGGAGCCGCATCAGCAACCTGAAGGACCCCAAGAACCCCGAGCTGCGCCGGAACGTGCTCCGCGGTGCCATCGAGCTCAGCAGGATCGCCAGTATGACAGCCGAG GAAATGGCCAGCGATGAGCTGAAGCAGCTGCGCAACGTTCTGACCCAGGAGGCCATTCGAGAGCACCAGATGGCCAAGACCGGAGGCACCGCCACGGACCTCTTCCAGTGCGCCAAGTGCAGGAAGAAGAACTGTACCTACAATCAG GTGCAGACTCGCAGTGCCGATGAGCCCATGACCACCTTTGTGCTGTGCAACGAGTGTGGAAACCGCTGGAAG TTCTGCTGA
- the tcea3 gene encoding transcription elongation factor A protein 3 isoform X5: MNLKLLQVTRIGMSVNGVRKHCTDEEVVTLAKILIKNWKRLLESAGSQKGETQSGRDSETNSSNPVGAGLTPQPAKHSPDEEDRKQALDSKPSFEPPKKHTFSDQKKERKDSTDSKPPPPPPKHLPVEVRKESSGKDTIDFKPFSPMRPSVGSKKERKDSTDSKSLPPNRSSLVTKKERQGSADAKTIPPKRPSLDVKKERKDSSDSKSAPPVKRPSTDAKPERRDSSDAKSNSSPKKLSIDIKRDRRDSLTSKPSNLSPLPRKPSTESRDERVNSSKGKPEPPKTPTSPTSPLSPSFSPLGGPFPPHLLTGDSIRDKCIEMLSAALRTDDNYKEYGTNCDSMAAEIEDHIYQEIKATDMKYKNRVRSRISNLKDPKNPELRRNVLRGAIELSRIASMTAEEMASDELKQLRNVLTQEAIREHQMAKTGGTATDLFQCAKCRKKNCTYNQVQTRSADEPMTTFVLCNECGNRWKFC, translated from the exons ATGAATCTGAAACTGCTGCAG GTGACACGGATCGGCATGTCTGTGAATGGCGTGCGGAAGCACTGCACGGACGAGGAGGTTGTCACACTGGCCAAAATCCTCATCAAGAACTGGAAGAGACTTCTGG AATCAGCCGGCTCTCAGAAGGGGGAGACCCAGAGTGGGAGAGACAGCGAGACGAACTCCAGCAATCCTGTCGGAGCAGGGCTCACCCCTCAGCCAGCCAAACACTCACCGGATGAAGAGGACAG GAAACAGGCACTGGATTCAAAGCCCAGCTTCGAGCCACCAAAGAAGCACACATTCAGTGACCAGAAAAAAGAGAG AAAAGACTCTACAGATTCCAaaccacctcctcctcctccaaagCATCTACCTGTCGAAGTGAGAAAGGAGAGCTCAGG AAAAGACACCATAGATTTCAAGCCTTTTTCTCCAATGCGGCCCTCCGTTGGTAGCAAAAAAGAAAG AAAAGACTCAACAGATTCCAAATCATTGCCTCCAAATCGATCTTCCCTAGTAACCAAGAAAGAAAG GCAAGGTTCGGCAGATGCCAAAACTATACCCCCTAAAAGGCCTTCTCTGGATGTCAAGAAGGAAAG GAAGGACTCCTCTGATTCTAAGTCAGCCCCCCCAGTGAAAAGACCTTCAACTGATGCTAAACCAGAGAG GAGAGATTCATCTGATGCCAAGTCCAACAGTTCACCAAAAAAGCTTTCCATTGACATCAAAAGGGATAG GAGGGATTCGTTGACCTCCAAACCATCTAATCTCTCTCCTCTGCCAAGAAAACCTTCCACTGAGAGCAGGGATGAGCG AGTGAACAGCAGTAAAGGCAAACCAGAGCCCCCAAAGACCCCAACATCCCCCACCAGCCCACTGTCTCCCTCCTTCAGTCCTTTGGGGGGGCCATTCCCCCCTCACCTGCTTACTGGAGACTCCATCCGGGACAAATGCATTGAAATGCTCTCTGCTGCACTGCGGACTGACG ATAACTACAAAGAATATGGCACCAACTGTGATTCTATGGCAGCTGAAATCGAAGATCATATC TACCAGGAGATCAAAGCGACGGACATGAAGTACAAGAACAGAGTGCGGAGCCGCATCAGCAACCTGAAGGACCCCAAGAACCCCGAGCTGCGCCGGAACGTGCTCCGCGGTGCCATCGAGCTCAGCAGGATCGCCAGTATGACAGCCGAG GAAATGGCCAGCGATGAGCTGAAGCAGCTGCGCAACGTTCTGACCCAGGAGGCCATTCGAGAGCACCAGATGGCCAAGACCGGAGGCACCGCCACGGACCTCTTCCAGTGCGCCAAGTGCAGGAAGAAGAACTGTACCTACAATCAG GTGCAGACTCGCAGTGCCGATGAGCCCATGACCACCTTTGTGCTGTGCAACGAGTGTGGAAACCGCTGGAAG TTCTGCTGA
- the tcea3 gene encoding transcription elongation factor A protein 3 isoform X6, translated as MTREEELIRIAKKLDKMVSRNNMDGALDLLKELKGYNMNLKLLQVTRIGMSVNGVRKHCTDEEVVTLAKILIKNWKRLLESAGSQKGETQSGRDSETNSSNPVGAGLTPQPAKHSPDEEDRKQALDSKPSFEPPKKHTFSDQKKERKDSTDSKPPPPPPKHLPVEVRKESSGKDSTDSKSLPPNRSSLVTKKERKDSSDSKSAPPVKRPSTDAKPERRDSSDAKSNSSPKKLSIDIKRDRRDSLTSKPSNLSPLPRKPSTESRDERVNSSKGKPEPPKTPTSPTSPLSPSFSPLGGPFPPHLLTGDSIRDKCIEMLSAALRTDDNYKEYGTNCDSMAAEIEDHIYQEIKATDMKYKNRVRSRISNLKDPKNPELRRNVLRGAIELSRIASMTAEEMASDELKQLRNVLTQEAIREHQMAKTGGTATDLFQCAKCRKKNCTYNQVQTRSADEPMTTFVLCNECGNRWKFC; from the exons GATGGGGCTCTGGACCTTTTGAAGGAGCTGAAGGGATATAATATGAATCTGAAACTGCTGCAG GTGACACGGATCGGCATGTCTGTGAATGGCGTGCGGAAGCACTGCACGGACGAGGAGGTTGTCACACTGGCCAAAATCCTCATCAAGAACTGGAAGAGACTTCTGG AATCAGCCGGCTCTCAGAAGGGGGAGACCCAGAGTGGGAGAGACAGCGAGACGAACTCCAGCAATCCTGTCGGAGCAGGGCTCACCCCTCAGCCAGCCAAACACTCACCGGATGAAGAGGACAG GAAACAGGCACTGGATTCAAAGCCCAGCTTCGAGCCACCAAAGAAGCACACATTCAGTGACCAGAAAAAAGAGAG AAAAGACTCTACAGATTCCAaaccacctcctcctcctccaaagCATCTACCTGTCGAAGTGAGAAAGGAGAGCTCAGG AAAAGACTCAACAGATTCCAAATCATTGCCTCCAAATCGATCTTCCCTAGTAACCAAGAAAGAAAG GAAGGACTCCTCTGATTCTAAGTCAGCCCCCCCAGTGAAAAGACCTTCAACTGATGCTAAACCAGAGAG GAGAGATTCATCTGATGCCAAGTCCAACAGTTCACCAAAAAAGCTTTCCATTGACATCAAAAGGGATAG GAGGGATTCGTTGACCTCCAAACCATCTAATCTCTCTCCTCTGCCAAGAAAACCTTCCACTGAGAGCAGGGATGAGCG AGTGAACAGCAGTAAAGGCAAACCAGAGCCCCCAAAGACCCCAACATCCCCCACCAGCCCACTGTCTCCCTCCTTCAGTCCTTTGGGGGGGCCATTCCCCCCTCACCTGCTTACTGGAGACTCCATCCGGGACAAATGCATTGAAATGCTCTCTGCTGCACTGCGGACTGACG ATAACTACAAAGAATATGGCACCAACTGTGATTCTATGGCAGCTGAAATCGAAGATCATATC TACCAGGAGATCAAAGCGACGGACATGAAGTACAAGAACAGAGTGCGGAGCCGCATCAGCAACCTGAAGGACCCCAAGAACCCCGAGCTGCGCCGGAACGTGCTCCGCGGTGCCATCGAGCTCAGCAGGATCGCCAGTATGACAGCCGAG GAAATGGCCAGCGATGAGCTGAAGCAGCTGCGCAACGTTCTGACCCAGGAGGCCATTCGAGAGCACCAGATGGCCAAGACCGGAGGCACCGCCACGGACCTCTTCCAGTGCGCCAAGTGCAGGAAGAAGAACTGTACCTACAATCAG GTGCAGACTCGCAGTGCCGATGAGCCCATGACCACCTTTGTGCTGTGCAACGAGTGTGGAAACCGCTGGAAG TTCTGCTGA
- the tcea3 gene encoding transcription elongation factor A protein 3 isoform X4: protein MTREEELIRIAKKLDKMVSRNNMDGALDLLKELKGYNMNLKLLQVTRIGMSVNGVRKHCTDEEVVTLAKILIKNWKRLLESAGSQKGETQSGRDSETNSSNPVGAGLTPQPAKHSPDEEDRKQALDSKPSFEPPKKHTFSDQKKERKDTIDFKPFSPMRPSVGSKKERKDSTDSKSLPPNRSSLVTKKERQGSADAKTIPPKRPSLDVKKERKDSSDSKSAPPVKRPSTDAKPERRDSSDAKSNSSPKKLSIDIKRDRRDSLTSKPSNLSPLPRKPSTESRDERVNSSKGKPEPPKTPTSPTSPLSPSFSPLGGPFPPHLLTGDSIRDKCIEMLSAALRTDDNYKEYGTNCDSMAAEIEDHIYQEIKATDMKYKNRVRSRISNLKDPKNPELRRNVLRGAIELSRIASMTAEEMASDELKQLRNVLTQEAIREHQMAKTGGTATDLFQCAKCRKKNCTYNQVQTRSADEPMTTFVLCNECGNRWKFC from the exons GATGGGGCTCTGGACCTTTTGAAGGAGCTGAAGGGATATAATATGAATCTGAAACTGCTGCAG GTGACACGGATCGGCATGTCTGTGAATGGCGTGCGGAAGCACTGCACGGACGAGGAGGTTGTCACACTGGCCAAAATCCTCATCAAGAACTGGAAGAGACTTCTGG AATCAGCCGGCTCTCAGAAGGGGGAGACCCAGAGTGGGAGAGACAGCGAGACGAACTCCAGCAATCCTGTCGGAGCAGGGCTCACCCCTCAGCCAGCCAAACACTCACCGGATGAAGAGGACAG GAAACAGGCACTGGATTCAAAGCCCAGCTTCGAGCCACCAAAGAAGCACACATTCAGTGACCAGAAAAAAGAGAG AAAAGACACCATAGATTTCAAGCCTTTTTCTCCAATGCGGCCCTCCGTTGGTAGCAAAAAAGAAAG AAAAGACTCAACAGATTCCAAATCATTGCCTCCAAATCGATCTTCCCTAGTAACCAAGAAAGAAAG GCAAGGTTCGGCAGATGCCAAAACTATACCCCCTAAAAGGCCTTCTCTGGATGTCAAGAAGGAAAG GAAGGACTCCTCTGATTCTAAGTCAGCCCCCCCAGTGAAAAGACCTTCAACTGATGCTAAACCAGAGAG GAGAGATTCATCTGATGCCAAGTCCAACAGTTCACCAAAAAAGCTTTCCATTGACATCAAAAGGGATAG GAGGGATTCGTTGACCTCCAAACCATCTAATCTCTCTCCTCTGCCAAGAAAACCTTCCACTGAGAGCAGGGATGAGCG AGTGAACAGCAGTAAAGGCAAACCAGAGCCCCCAAAGACCCCAACATCCCCCACCAGCCCACTGTCTCCCTCCTTCAGTCCTTTGGGGGGGCCATTCCCCCCTCACCTGCTTACTGGAGACTCCATCCGGGACAAATGCATTGAAATGCTCTCTGCTGCACTGCGGACTGACG ATAACTACAAAGAATATGGCACCAACTGTGATTCTATGGCAGCTGAAATCGAAGATCATATC TACCAGGAGATCAAAGCGACGGACATGAAGTACAAGAACAGAGTGCGGAGCCGCATCAGCAACCTGAAGGACCCCAAGAACCCCGAGCTGCGCCGGAACGTGCTCCGCGGTGCCATCGAGCTCAGCAGGATCGCCAGTATGACAGCCGAG GAAATGGCCAGCGATGAGCTGAAGCAGCTGCGCAACGTTCTGACCCAGGAGGCCATTCGAGAGCACCAGATGGCCAAGACCGGAGGCACCGCCACGGACCTCTTCCAGTGCGCCAAGTGCAGGAAGAAGAACTGTACCTACAATCAG GTGCAGACTCGCAGTGCCGATGAGCCCATGACCACCTTTGTGCTGTGCAACGAGTGTGGAAACCGCTGGAAG TTCTGCTGA